In Leptolyngbya sp. NIES-2104, the genomic window GCGGAACAATTGGCGGCAGAATCGGAAAAATCCGTCATTTATATTGCTACTGCTCAAGAGAATCCAGATGATCCAGAGTGGCAAGCTCGAATTGAAAAACATCGATCGCGTCGTCCTGACACTTGGAAAACTCGATCGATTCCCGTCGATCTAAAAGAAACGATCCTCGATTCAACTGATCTCGATTGTTTGCTGGTCGATTCGCTCGGAACTTGGTTAGCAAATCTACTCGAACAATCAGACACGGAATGGCAAAAGACATTAGAAGAACTTTTAGAAAGCTTTGATCAAACAGAAAGCTTGATTGTTTTTGTTGCAGAAGAAACGGGTTGGGGAGTTGTTCCGGCATATCCGATCGGGCGATTGTTTCGCGATCGATTGGGCAATCTGACGCGACGGATTGGTGCGATCGCAAATACGGTTTATCTCGTAACCGGGGGACATGCGATCGATTTGACTCAGCTTGGAACTCGACTGAAGCCATAATCAACCTACAAATTTGGTTCAGCAAAATGATCCGCTTCTAGCAATCACATCATCTACAGATCGCTTCTGGTGGATCAGTGATGATTCTCTTAATCTCTGGCTCAGATCTGTTATGCACAGTCATAGAGGGATCAGATAAAACCTCAGTGAAATTAATAATTTATAAATTCTAGTTCTAATTTAAATGTTGACGATCGACTCTCTTTGACCGCTTTGCTCCTCTGCGTCAGTGAATCTTATGAAATCTCTCGACCCTCAAGATCAGACCTCAATTGATACTCTTGAAACCCAAAATCCAAAACCGAAGACTTGGTACGGTTTACTATGCGCTGGATGGTAATGTTCTAGATGTGTGTATATGCGGTCATACTACTCGTCCGAAGTCGTGGCGATTGATGAACAGTCCAATCACTGTGTCGTGCATCTTCTCAGTCTTAGAAAAACAGATCGTCTTTCGGGCGAGTCGCTTAATCCGAGTGCTTAAGGTCAAATGCTTCGGCTCAATCCGCTGTGGGTTGGCTTTTCCAACCGTGTGTTGCTGCTGATCTAACAATCGTAAGTAGGCTTTCCAACTATCCGTGTAGAATCGCCCAATCGAAAAGGGAGCTAACAGTAGAGGAAAGTTGTTTGAGTGCAGTATCCTCATGAGTGGCGAGGACGTAGGCAAGCACCTTTCCAGTTCGCTGGTGGCAATCGGGACAATGCATCGGTTCTAGCACCATCTTTATCGACTGTCTTTAGCTCGTCGCTTTTATTCCCTCATGTGTCCACACATCTAGAACATTACCGAAAATTCTCGATTTTTGGCAAACGATTGGGTACGCCATACCAGTTTCATACCAATATCTGAATTTCTCCTACTGGAAGTGACGTTCTATGATGTTCTTATTGAGAATTGGGTGTCCCTGAGATTCCTAAAGTGAAAGGGCTGAA contains:
- the cobU gene encoding bifunctional adenosylcobinamide kinase/adenosylcobinamide-phosphate guanylyltransferase is translated as MATLILVTGAARSGKSEWAEQLAAESEKSVIYIATAQENPDDPEWQARIEKHRSRRPDTWKTRSIPVDLKETILDSTDLDCLLVDSLGTWLANLLEQSDTEWQKTLEELLESFDQTESLIVFVAEETGWGVVPAYPIGRLFRDRLGNLTRRIGAIANTVYLVTGGHAIDLTQLGTRLKP
- a CDS encoding IS1 family transposase: MRILHSNNFPLLLAPFSIGRFYTDSWKAYLRLLDQQQHTVGKANPQRIEPKHLTLSTRIKRLARKTICFSKTEKMHDTVIGLFINRHDFGRVV